GGCGAACAGCTCGACCGCATGCGCGGCCGACGGTGCGTCGCTCGCGAGCAGCGTGCGCATGTCGCTCGACACGCCCGACACGCCCAGCAAGCCCGATTCGGCATAGATCAGATACTCGACCTCGTCGAGCGAGCGGCCCGAGTGACGCTGCAGGTACAGGATCACGCCGGGGTCCAGCGCGCCCGTGCGCGTGCCCATCGGCAGCCCGTCGACGGCCGTGAACCCCATCGTCGTCGCGACGCTGCGGCCGTTCGCGAGCGCACACAGGCTTGCGCCGTTACCGAGGTGCGCGACCACCGTCCGGTGCTGCATCCACGACGGATCGAGGGCCGCGAGCGCCATCGCGATGTACTCGTACGACAGCCCGTGAAACCCGTAGCGCACGATGCCCTGCTCGGTCAGCGCGCGCGGCAACGCGAACTCCCGTTCGAGCGCCGGCACCGTCGCATGGAACGCGGTGTCGAAACACGCGACCTGCGGCAGGTTCGGCGCTACCGCTGCCACCGCACGAATCGCGTCGACGTGATGCGGCTGGTGCAGCGGCGCGAGCGGTGCAAGCGACGCGATCGCATCGAGCACGCGCGCGTCGATCCGCACCGGCGCGGTGAAATACGGGCCGCCATGCACGACCCGGTGCCCGACGCCGTCGAACGCGGCCTCCCGCCCGACGTGCGCGGCGAACCATGCGTGCAGCGCCTCGATCGCGCCTTGATGCCCCGGTCGCGCGACGGCGCTGTCGGCGAGCGTCGCGCCCTCTGCATCGGTCACGAACAGATGCGGGGTGTCATGCAGGTTCTCGACCTGCCCGTGCAGGCCCGCATCGAGCGAACGATCCTCTCGCGTGTCGTAGACCGAAAACTTGAGGCTCGACGAGCCGGCGTTGAGCACCAGGACAGGATGTCGCATCGCGGCCCCGTCAGTGTGCGTCGGCCGCAATCGCCGCGGCGGTCACGGGCGTCGCCGTGGCACGCGCCGCCGCCGCGACGAGCGCCGCGACCGCGCAGCTCGCCAGGCGCGTGCGTTCGCTGTCCGCGCGACTCGTCAGGATCACCGGCACGCGCGCGCCGAGCACGATGCCGGCCGCATCGGCATTCGCGAGGAACGTCAGCTCTTTCGCGAGCATGTTGCCGGCCTCGAGGTCGGGCACGAGCAGGATGTCCGCATCGCCCGCGACCGCGGAATCGAGATGCTTGAGCCGCGCCGCTTCCGGGCTGATCGCGTTGTCGAGCGCGAGCGGCCCGTCGAGCAACGCGCCGGTGATCTGGCCGCGCTCGGCCATCTTGCACAGCGCGGCCGCGTCGAGCGTCGACGGCAGTTTCGAGCTGACCGTCTCGACCGCCGACAGGATCGCCACCTTCGGCCGGGCGATGCCGAGCGCATGCGCGAGATCGATCGCGTTCTGCGCGATGTCGGCCTTCTGTTCGAGCGTCGGACGGATATTGACGGCCGCGTCGGTGATGAACAGCGGCTTGGGGTAAGTCGGCACGTCCATGACGAACACGTGGCTCAGGCGCCGCCCGGTGCGCAATCCCGTATCGGCGCGCACCACCTCGGCCAGCAACTCGTCGGTGTGCAGGCTGCCCTTCATCAGCGCCTGCGCGTCGCCCGCGCGCACCAGCTCGACCGCGCGTGCCGCCGATGCATGACTGTGCGGCGCATCCACGAGCCGATAGCCAGACAGGTCGACACCGAGCGTCGCGGCGAGCATCGTGATGCGCGCCACCGGGCCGACCAGCACGGGCACGACGATACCGGCCCGCGCGGCGGCAGCCGCCGCGTGCAGCGAGACCTCGTCGCAGGGATGCGCGACCGCGACCGTCACCGGGCGCAATGCGCGGCAACGCGCAATCAGCGCTTCGTATTTCTGATGCGTGCGCAACTCGGTCATCGACTGCCCCTTCGCAAGAATCACGTGAACGGATTCTGGTGCGGGACCGGGCGACGTCGTTTGATTTCCGTCAATCGTTTCAGGTGAAGTCCCGATAGCATGAAGCCGCACGATGACATCCGGATGGCCGCGACGCCCACCCCTGACATGCACATACGCGAAATCCGCTCGAAGATCGCCAGTACCTCGTCCACGCGCAAGATCACCAAGGCGATGAAAATGATGGCGCGCACCAAGATGGCGAGCGCGCAGCGACGTGCGCGGGAGTTCCGTCCGTACGCGGCACGTATCGGCGCGATGGCGGAGCGCGTGCTGCGCGACCGTCCCGACCACGTGTCGGCACTGATGGCGCGGCGCGATACCGTGCGCCGCGTCGGCCTGATCGTCGTCAGCACCGATCGCGGGCTGTGCGGCCCGCTCAATGCGCGGCTGCTCGTCGAATGCGTGGATGCGCTCGAACGCTGGGACCGGGCCGGCGTCGCGTGCGAACTGAGCGTGATCGGCGCGCGCGGCCTCGCGCCGCTCGTGCGCCATGGCGCGACCATCGCGGCCCGTGCGAGCGGCCTGGCCGCCGAGCCGCACTTCGAGCAGTTGCTCGGGGCGCTGCTCGTGCCGCTGACCGCGTTCGTCAACGGCGAGCTCGACGAAGTGCACGTCGCATACAACCGGCTGACGAGCCCGCTCGCGTACGAGCCGCGCATCGATGCGATGCTGCCGATCATCGGGCTCGACACCGGGGCCGACGCGCCGACCGATGGCGCGCCCGCGTCCGACTATCTGTACGAGCCCGCGCCCAAACCGGCGGTCGACACGTTGCTGCTGCGCTACGTCGAGGCGACGCTCTATCAGGCCGTCGTCGAGAACTACGCGTGCGAGCAATGCGCGCGGATGTTCAGCATGCAGACCGCGACGGACAACGCCGACCGCGTGTTGCGCGAACTGCGGCACCTGTACCAGAAGACGCGACAGGCGCAGATCACCACCGAGCTGTGCGAAATCGTCGCCGGCGCGGCGGCAGTCTGAAGGAGTCCGCATGAAGACGTCGATGAAGCTCGACATCGTGAGCGTGGAAGCGGTGCTGTATGCCGGCGACGCGCATTTCGTCGTCGTCCCGGGGGAAAGCGGAGAGTTGGGGATCTACCCGCACCACGCGCCGCTACTCACGCGAATCAGGCCCGGCGTCGTGACGCTCGTCGATGCGCCGACCGGCGAGCATCGCCGCCTCCTCGTCGCGGGCGGCGTGCTGGAGGTCAGCCGTGACGGCGTGACGCTGATCGCCGATCACGCGCTGCGTACGCCCGAACTCGACGAGCTGCGCGCACGCGAAGCGCGGCATGCGGCCGACGACTGGCGCCAGCGCTACGCGCACGAAAACCGGCGCGCGTTCGATTTCGCGTCGGCCCGCGCGGAATTGATGGAGGAAATCCGGCGCTTCTTTGCGATGGCGCTGCGGCAACAAACGCCGCACGACAAGCCGGGCAGCGCCGGCTAGCCGCGGCTCCGGTGCCGCCCGCTCAGTCGCGCAGCTTGCGAAAACGCGGCGTGCCGTCTTCGAGATTGCCGTTGAACATCGCCTCCGGCCGCACCCACAGCCCGCGCGCATGCGGCCACAGATGCTCGTAGACGACCACCGATTCCTCGGTTTCGGAATGGCGGGCAACGCCGATGTAGCGGTACAGGCCGCCCTTGTAGTGGCGGTGCGTCGCGAGCTGTTCGGCTTCCTGTTCGGTCATGATGTGCTTCTCTTCGGCAAAAACGGAAAGCGCGTATTGTATGCGCTGCGCCGCGCGTCAGCGTTTCGTGTAGATGTCGGGGCGGCGGATCTCCATCAACCGCTCGGGGTTCGCGGGCGGACCGAAACCGACCGGCCGGTACAGCGCGTGCGCGTCGGTCGTCGCGAGCATGATGCGGCGCAGGCGCTGCACCATCTCCTGCGCGAATATGTGGTCGATCAGCGCGCGGCCGTAGCCGTTGCCGCGTTCGGCCGGCAACACGAACACGTCGCACAGGTACGCGAACGTCGCGTGATCGGTGACGAGCCGCGCAAACCCGACAAGCCGGTCGCCGACATACGCGCCGAAGCACAGCGAACCCTCGATCGCCCGCTCGACCACGTCGCGCGGGATGCCCTGCGACCAGTACGCGTCGCGATGCAGGAAGTCGAAGATCGCGTCGATGTCGAGTTCGCGCTTGTCGGTGGAAAATCTCAGCGTGGCGGGGGTGGCTGCGGGCACGTCTGTTCTCCGGTTGGAGGGGGCGGAAGGCGGAGCATCGACGATACCGCGCCGTGGGGTGCGGGACAAGGGTATGGCCGAGCCGCCGCGGGAAAACAGATGCGTGTCGTCCTGCCGCACGGCGCCTCGATACCTGTACAACATTCCGTACATATATTCGAATAGTGCTATACTTGTACCGTTAAAAGTACAAGTGAGGCACGCCATGCGCACGATTCATTTTTCGGATGCCCGCGGCAATCTGAAGACCGTCATCGACCAGGTCGTCGACGATGCGGACGTGACGCTCATTACGCGCCGCGATGCACCGAACGCCGTCATCATGTCGCAGGACTATTACGACAGCCTGATGGAGACGGTTCACCTGCTGCGCTCGCCAGCCAACGTCGCTCACCTCGAACGTTCGATCGCGCAACTGCGCAAGGGCAAGGCGAAAGAACACAAGCTCGCCGAGGATGATGAATGAGCGTACGTCGCGTGCTCTTTACTTCCGACGCATGGGATGACTATGTCTACTGGCAAGGACAGGATCGCAAGACGCTCAAGCGCATCAACCAGCTCATTCGCGAAACCCAGCGCACGCCGTTCGAAGGCATCGGCAAGCCGGAGCCGTTGAAAGCCAATCTCTCCGGCTTCTGGTCGCGCCGTATCGACGATACGAACCGCCTGGTCTACGAGGCTGACGACCTTCAACTCAGCATCGTGTCCTGCCGCTACCATTACGAGTAGCACGGCCGCCAACCAATCTCGCCACGTTCCGCCTCGCATGCGTCGCCCGATGACCTACCGCCTCATCGCCTTCGACTTCGACGGCACGCTCGCCGATTCGCTCGACAGCTTTCTCGCCGCGCTGTCGGAAGCGTCGCGCCTGCACGGCTTTCGCGACGCGACGCCCGAACTGCGCCCCGCGCTGCGCGGCATGTCGGCGCGCGACATCATCCGCGCGCTCGACGTGCCGATGTGGAAAGTGCCGCGCGTGACGATCGACATGCGCCGCCTGATGCGGCCGCGCATCGCGAACGTGCGGCTCTTTCCCGGCGTCGACGAAACGTTCGACGCGCTCGCCGCGCGCGGCATCCGCATCGCGATCGCCACGTCGAACACCGAGGAGATCGTGCGCGACCGGCTCGGCCCGCGCGCCGGCGCACGCGTCGACCATTTCGCCTGCGGCATTCCGCTGTTCGGCAAAGCGCGCCGTCTGCGCGCGCTCGTTCACGAGGCCGGTGTGCGCGCCGACGAAGTGCTGTACGTCGGCGACGAAATCCGCGATGCCGACGCGGCACGGCGCGCGCGTATCGCCTTCCAGGGCGTCGCGTGGGGTTACACGGCGCCCGACGCGTTGCAGGCACATTGCGCGACGCCGTTGCTGCCGCGCCTCGATGCGCTGCTCGATCGCGTGTAACGCTTCACGCACGCCACGCACGCCACGCACACACGCACCACTCGCCGCCGACGCGCCGCCACAGCAACGGCCGCGACGACATCGCACCGATGAAATGCCGATGACACGCACGCGCATCTCATGCATTGCATGCGCCACGTGCGCGCAAAAATTGCCGCCGCCGCACGCGCATCAGGTACGCACTACCGGCCTGCGCGCGTGCCCATCGATTCGTCTTACCAACCGTTACACAAGCCACAGCACGGTTGCACCTGCTACCCGACCGCTCTCCTAGAATCAGTCGGGCCGGAAAACACTTCGAACGCCGCCGCGGCAGAGCGGCAGTCGAATCCGGCCCGGGCGCGCCCGGTCTCTCGCACAGCGACGGATCACACGATCCGTTTTTCAACCAGAGCCCCGATCGAAAGGAGGTCCCATGAACCGCTTTCCCCCCATTTCGCGCCTTGCCTTGTCTGCCGCCGGCCTGCTTCTCGTCGCCGTGACGGCGACCGCGCAAACCGCGCAACCGGCACCCGCGGCATCCGCCGCGCCGGCCGCGACTGCGACGCGCATCCACGAAGCCGACCAGACCTTCATCACGGACGGCACGAAGACCGTGTCGACCCAGCACGACGCCGCGCGCATCGCCGATTCGCGCACGTCGGACAGCCAGGTCAAGGCGTTCGCGCAACGCGTGTCGACCGACGATGCGAAGATCATCCAGGCGATGCGCGCGGCGAGCCCGCGCGGCGTCGACGTGCCGGCCAACGACCCGGACACGACCGTGCTGAACAGCATCAAGAGCCTGCGCGGCGCCGAGTTCGACAAGGCGTACATCGAACAGGTCGCGCTCGCCGGCCAGCAGAAGACGATCTCGGCATTCCAGGCCGAAATCGCATCGGGCCGCGACGCCAAGCTGAAGGAAGTCGCACGCCAGGCGCTGCCGATCCTGCAGGCGCACTACGCGGACGCGCAGAAGCTCGCGCAGCGTCATCACCTCGCATCGGCGCAGTAACGCGATGCAGCGCCGCGCCTCGTGCGCGGCGCACCGTTCCCCCCGTCGTCGCGCTGCCGACTCCCCTGCCGGCGGCGCGATGCACGTCTGAAGCATCAAGCGTCCCGCATCACCCGTTACGTCGCCAGCTTCGCCTCGAGTCGCGTACGCACGTCCGGCCATTCGTCGTCGATGATGCTGAAGCGCACCGAGTTGCGCTTGCGGCCATCCGGCATGATCCGTTCGTGACGCACGATGCCCTCCTGTTTCGCACCGAGCCCCAGAATCGCCGCGCGCGATTTCTCGTTCAGCTCGTCCGTGGTGAACTGCACGCGCACGCATCGCAGCGTGTCGAACGCATAGGCCAGCAGCAACCACTTCGCTTCGGTATTCGCGCGCGTACGCTGCGCCGATTCGCTCAGCCACGTATGGCCGATCTCCAGCTTGCGATTCTTGCGATCGATCTTCCAGAAGCGCGTGCTGCCGATGGCGCGGCCCGACGCGCGATCGACGATCACGAACGGCATCACGGTGCCGGCCGCACGCCCCTGCAACGCCGTGTCGATGTACGCGTCGACCGTCTGCGCGCCCGGCACGACCGTGACCTTCAGGTTCCACAACTCGCCGTCGGCGGCAGCGTCCAGCAGCGCCTGCCGGTCGGATGCGCCGAGCGGGCGCAGGACGACACGTTCGCCGGTGAGGGTCGGTTGTTCGAGGAAAGACGATGCGTCGGTCATGACGGGATTTCCGGAAAATGACGGCGATGGCGGTGACCCCCCATCATAAGGCGGCGCCGCTAGCCGAGGTGCGCGGCGAGCCGGCGGCGGATCGCCTTCGCCTCGCCGCGCAGCGCATCGGCGAACGCGTCGACGAGCAGGCTCTTCGGCCGGTGCTCGGGCACGATCACGCTGACCCGGTATGGAAACGACCGCGTCAGCGGTCGCACGTGCAGGCCGCGGCCGACGAAATCGAGCGCCGTGAGCGGATTGACGATCGCAGCCCCGAGCCCCTGCCGCACGAACGCGCACACCGATACGGCCGACGGCGTGTCGACCACCGAGCGCGGCGCGACGCCGAGTTGCGCGAATGCCTCGTCGATCATGATGCGGTACGGATCGTTCAGCGACAGGCTCACGAACGGGCGGTCGACGAGATCCAGCAGGTCGATCGCATCCTGCGCGAGCAGCGGATGGCCGTCGGGCAGCACGCACACTTCATCGACTTCGAGCAGCGGCGTGAGCACCGTGCCGGCCGGCGCGACGTCGTGCTCGGTCAGTCCGAGGTCGTAGCGTTGGGCGGTCAACCACTCCTCGAGCACCGGCGACTCCTGCGTCGCGACCGACACGCTCACACCCGCATGCGCATCGTGAAAGCGCCGGCACGCACCGGGGAGGATCGCGTGCGAAAACGCCGGCAGCGCGATTACCGACAGTTGCCCGTCGCGAAACTCGCGCAGGCGTGCGGCCGTCGCCGCGACGCGTTCGAGCCCCACATACGCGAGCCGCACGTCGTCGAACAGCGTGAGCGCGGCCATCGTCGGGCGCAGCCGGCCATGCGCGCGTTCGAACAGCGCAAAGCCGACGACCTGCTCCATCCGCGCCAGTTCGCGGCTGATGGTGGGCTGCGACGTGTACAGCATCTCGGCCGCGCGCGTCGTGCTGCCGGTGACCATCAGCGCGCGGAACACCTCGATATGACGGTGCGTCAGCATGATCGTATATATCAGAAATGAATCGAATGAAGATAAACAGGCATTTTACTGGATAGCCAATCGGGCGCATCATCGCGCTATCCGTTCATTCGATCCGATTCATCCGCCATGTCCCTCGATTCCCGCCAGCTCGCGGCCCTCGCGCAGCAATACGGCACCCCGCTGTGGGTGTACGACGCCGACGTCATCCGCGACCGCATCGCCCAACTGCGCCAGTTCGACGTGATCCGTTACGCGCAGAAGGCGAATTCGAACGTCCATATCCTCAAGCTGATGCGCGACGAAGGCGCGTGCGTCGACGCCGTGTCGCTCGGCGAGATCGAGCGCAGCCTCGCGGCCGGTTTCAGCCCGGGCGGCGAGCCGGAAGGCGTCGTGTTCACGGCCGACCTGATCGACCGCCCGACGCTCGCGGCGGTGCTCGAGCACGGCGTGACCGTGAACGCAGGCTCGCTCGACATGCTCGCGCGCATCGGCGAGCACGCGCCCGGCCACCGCGTGTGGCTGCGCGTCAACCCCGGGTTCGGCCACGGCCACAGCAACAAGACCAACACCGGCGGCCCGCAGAGCAAGCACGGCATCTGGATCGACGACGTACCGCGCGCGATCGAGATCGTGCGCCAGTACGGGCTGAAGCTGGTCGGCATCCACATGCACATCGGTTCGGGCGTCGACTACGGCCACCTGTCGCAGGTGTGCGATGCGATGGTCGACCTCGTCACGTCGCTCGGCCACGACATCGACGCGATCTCGGCCGGCGGCGGCCTGTCGATCCCGTATCGCGACGGCGAGCCGCGCGTCGACGTCGGTCACTACTTCAGCCAGTGGGACGCCGCGCGCAAGCGGATCGAACGGCATCTCGGCCACCCGGTGCGCATCGAGATCGAACCGGGCCGCTTCCTCGTCGCCGAGGCCGGCACGCTCGTCACCGAAGTGCAGGCCGTCAACCGTCGGCCGAAGCACGATTTCGTGCTGATCGACGCCGGCTTCAACGACCTGATGCGCCCGTCGATGTACGGCAGCTATCACGCGGTGTCGGTGCACGCGCACGATGGCGCGCTGCCCGCCGGCCGGCCGCTCGTCGACCTCGCGATCGCCGGGCCGCTGTGCGAATCGGGCGACGTGTTCACGCAGGATGCCGGCGGCGCGGTCACGCACCGCAAGCTCGCGCAGCCGCAGATCGGCGATCTGCTGTTCCTGCACGACGCGGGCGCGTACGGCGCGTCGATGTCGTCGAACTACAACAGCCGGCCGCTCGCGCCGGAGGTGCTGGTCGATCGCGGCACGCCGCGGCTGATCCGCCGCCGGCAGACGATCGGCGAATTGCTCGCGCTCGAAACGTTCGAGTAACCCGCGCCCGGCGTGACGAACGCCAACGGCCAGGCTTGCCGCTACCGGCAACCTGGCCGTTTTGCCTTGGGCCGCGTCATCGGGTGCCGGATCGGATGCACGTCGCGATCGTGCGCATCGGCGGCAACCGGCTTGCCGCCAGCCTCGCACCGGAGGGCGTCGGCCTGATGCGCGACCCACCGCTGCCCCTGCGTCACCCTGCGCGCTGCACGGGCGCCATCTTCGAGAAGTACTTCGCGCCCGCCACGCAGCCGACCACCACGACCGTCACGACGACCATCGACGGCGGCACCGTCTCGTGCAGCAGCCCGGCCGCGAGCAGGAAGCCGAAGAACGGCTGCAGCAGCTGCAGCTGGCCGACGCCCGCGATCCCGCCGAGCGCCAGCCCGCGATACCAGAACACGAAGCCGATCAACATGCTGAACAGCGACACGTACGCGAGCCCCCACAGCGCGGCGGCGTCGACGCCGTCGAACGACGCGGGCCAGGTCAGCCACGTGAGCGGCAGCATCAGCGGCAGCGACAGCACGAGCGCCCACGAGATCACCTGCCAGCCGCCGAGCTGGCGCGACAGGCGCGCGCCTTCCGCATAACCGAGCCCGCATGCGACGATCGCGGCCAGCATCAGCGCATCGCCGACCACCGACGCCTGCCCGCCGTTGCGCAGCGCGAACGCGGCCACCGCGCCGCTGCCGACGACCGAGAAGATCCAGAACGGCAG
This is a stretch of genomic DNA from Burkholderia cenocepacia. It encodes these proteins:
- a CDS encoding GNAT family N-acetyltransferase, which gives rise to MTDASSFLEQPTLTGERVVLRPLGASDRQALLDAAADGELWNLKVTVVPGAQTVDAYIDTALQGRAAGTVMPFVIVDRASGRAIGSTRFWKIDRKNRKLEIGHTWLSESAQRTRANTEAKWLLLAYAFDTLRCVRVQFTTDELNEKSRAAILGLGAKQEGIVRHERIMPDGRKRNSVRFSIIDDEWPDVRTRLEAKLAT
- a CDS encoding DUF1653 domain-containing protein gives rise to the protein MTEQEAEQLATHRHYKGGLYRYIGVARHSETEESVVVYEHLWPHARGLWVRPEAMFNGNLEDGTPRFRKLRD
- a CDS encoding Txe/YoeB family addiction module toxin, with translation MSVRRVLFTSDAWDDYVYWQGQDRKTLKRINQLIRETQRTPFEGIGKPEPLKANLSGFWSRRIDDTNRLVYEADDLQLSIVSCRYHYE
- the atpC gene encoding ATP synthase F1 subunit epsilon yields the protein MKTSMKLDIVSVEAVLYAGDAHFVVVPGESGELGIYPHHAPLLTRIRPGVVTLVDAPTGEHRRLLVAGGVLEVSRDGVTLIADHALRTPELDELRAREARHAADDWRQRYAHENRRAFDFASARAELMEEIRRFFAMALRQQTPHDKPGSAG
- the lysA gene encoding diaminopimelate decarboxylase; amino-acid sequence: MSLDSRQLAALAQQYGTPLWVYDADVIRDRIAQLRQFDVIRYAQKANSNVHILKLMRDEGACVDAVSLGEIERSLAAGFSPGGEPEGVVFTADLIDRPTLAAVLEHGVTVNAGSLDMLARIGEHAPGHRVWLRVNPGFGHGHSNKTNTGGPQSKHGIWIDDVPRAIEIVRQYGLKLVGIHMHIGSGVDYGHLSQVCDAMVDLVTSLGHDIDAISAGGGLSIPYRDGEPRVDVGHYFSQWDAARKRIERHLGHPVRIEIEPGRFLVAEAGTLVTEVQAVNRRPKHDFVLIDAGFNDLMRPSMYGSYHAVSVHAHDGALPAGRPLVDLAIAGPLCESGDVFTQDAGGAVTHRKLAQPQIGDLLFLHDAGAYGASMSSNYNSRPLAPEVLVDRGTPRLIRRRQTIGELLALETFE
- the atpG gene encoding ATP synthase F1 subunit gamma — encoded protein: MHIREIRSKIASTSSTRKITKAMKMMARTKMASAQRRAREFRPYAARIGAMAERVLRDRPDHVSALMARRDTVRRVGLIVVSTDRGLCGPLNARLLVECVDALERWDRAGVACELSVIGARGLAPLVRHGATIAARASGLAAEPHFEQLLGALLVPLTAFVNGELDEVHVAYNRLTSPLAYEPRIDAMLPIIGLDTGADAPTDGAPASDYLYEPAPKPAVDTLLLRYVEATLYQAVVENYACEQCARMFSMQTATDNADRVLRELRHLYQKTRQAQITTELCEIVAGAAAV
- a CDS encoding LysR family transcriptional regulator, with the protein product MLTHRHIEVFRALMVTGSTTRAAEMLYTSQPTISRELARMEQVVGFALFERAHGRLRPTMAALTLFDDVRLAYVGLERVAATAARLREFRDGQLSVIALPAFSHAILPGACRRFHDAHAGVSVSVATQESPVLEEWLTAQRYDLGLTEHDVAPAGTVLTPLLEVDEVCVLPDGHPLLAQDAIDLLDLVDRPFVSLSLNDPYRIMIDEAFAQLGVAPRSVVDTPSAVSVCAFVRQGLGAAIVNPLTALDFVGRGLHVRPLTRSFPYRVSVIVPEHRPKSLLVDAFADALRGEAKAIRRRLAAHLG
- a CDS encoding acetate/propionate family kinase, translated to MRHPVLVLNAGSSSLKFSVYDTREDRSLDAGLHGQVENLHDTPHLFVTDAEGATLADSAVARPGHQGAIEALHAWFAAHVGREAAFDGVGHRVVHGGPYFTAPVRIDARVLDAIASLAPLAPLHQPHHVDAIRAVAAVAPNLPQVACFDTAFHATVPALEREFALPRALTEQGIVRYGFHGLSYEYIAMALAALDPSWMQHRTVVAHLGNGASLCALANGRSVATTMGFTAVDGLPMGTRTGALDPGVILYLQRHSGRSLDEVEYLIYAESGLLGVSGVSSDMRTLLASDAPSAAHAVELFAYRAARELAALAGVLGGLDTLVFTAGIGEHAPRVRERICRRAAWLGIVLDDAANAAGLPVISSDASRVTVRVIPTDENLMIARHTRRVLDDAIPSTPYPTR
- a CDS encoding DMT family transporter, with amino-acid sequence MQKTTDGWLSGLLGVIIFSGSLPATRIAVQGLDPLFLTFARATIAGALGLLLLVVLKQKRPSRAEAVSLAIVALGVVVGFPLLTALALKHVTSAHAIVFVGLLPLATALFGVWRGGERPRLPFWIFSVVGSGAVAAFALRNGGQASVVGDALMLAAIVACGLGYAEGARLSRQLGGWQVISWALVLSLPLMLPLTWLTWPASFDGVDAAALWGLAYVSLFSMLIGFVFWYRGLALGGIAGVGQLQLLQPFFGFLLAAGLLHETVPPSMVVVTVVVVGCVAGAKYFSKMAPVQRAG
- a CDS encoding DUF4142 domain-containing protein, with protein sequence MNRFPPISRLALSAAGLLLVAVTATAQTAQPAPAASAAPAATATRIHEADQTFITDGTKTVSTQHDAARIADSRTSDSQVKAFAQRVSTDDAKIIQAMRAASPRGVDVPANDPDTTVLNSIKSLRGAEFDKAYIEQVALAGQQKTISAFQAEIASGRDAKLKEVARQALPILQAHYADAQKLAQRHHLASAQ
- a CDS encoding type II toxin-antitoxin system Phd/YefM family antitoxin, whose amino-acid sequence is MRTIHFSDARGNLKTVIDQVVDDADVTLITRRDAPNAVIMSQDYYDSLMETVHLLRSPANVAHLERSIAQLRKGKAKEHKLAEDDE
- a CDS encoding HAD hydrolase-like protein gives rise to the protein MTYRLIAFDFDGTLADSLDSFLAALSEASRLHGFRDATPELRPALRGMSARDIIRALDVPMWKVPRVTIDMRRLMRPRIANVRLFPGVDETFDALAARGIRIAIATSNTEEIVRDRLGPRAGARVDHFACGIPLFGKARRLRALVHEAGVRADEVLYVGDEIRDADAARRARIAFQGVAWGYTAPDALQAHCATPLLPRLDALLDRV
- a CDS encoding phosphate acetyltransferase, translating into MHVRGGRRGHPDVIVRLHAIGTSPETIDGNQTTSPGPAPESVHVILAKGQSMTELRTHQKYEALIARCRALRPVTVAVAHPCDEVSLHAAAAAARAGIVVPVLVGPVARITMLAATLGVDLSGYRLVDAPHSHASAARAVELVRAGDAQALMKGSLHTDELLAEVVRADTGLRTGRRLSHVFVMDVPTYPKPLFITDAAVNIRPTLEQKADIAQNAIDLAHALGIARPKVAILSAVETVSSKLPSTLDAAALCKMAERGQITGALLDGPLALDNAISPEAARLKHLDSAVAGDADILLVPDLEAGNMLAKELTFLANADAAGIVLGARVPVILTSRADSERTRLASCAVAALVAAAARATATPVTAAAIAADAH
- a CDS encoding GNAT family N-acetyltransferase, which gives rise to MPAATPATLRFSTDKRELDIDAIFDFLHRDAYWSQGIPRDVVERAIEGSLCFGAYVGDRLVGFARLVTDHATFAYLCDVFVLPAERGNGYGRALIDHIFAQEMVQRLRRIMLATTDAHALYRPVGFGPPANPERLMEIRRPDIYTKR